One Odontesthes bonariensis isolate fOdoBon6 chromosome 17, fOdoBon6.hap1, whole genome shotgun sequence genomic window carries:
- the LOC142366483 gene encoding SLIT and NTRK-like protein 3: MQWVTLAVALGCVCLSWASHSPTPTPTSTHTPLVDNSEEEVDEPCFEPCTCEVKEGVLHVHCDGRGFTNASQVSQSWVRPFKLNLQRNSLRRLYSNGFQHLGNAVSINLGNNALQDIRVGAFHGLAKLRRLYLHENKLEVFRNDTFAGLEALEYLQADYNVIKRIDSGALRFLYKLRVLILNDNLIPVLPAHLFRSVSLTHLDLRGNRLKSLAYAGTLEYIGRSLMELQLEENPWNCGCEAVQLQQWLSQIPYTAVVGDVTCEYPFHLHGKDLREIPRKELCADLPDKELQGERGGPSAGSQPQHLPPNSKPNSNPGRVRPTKPSSMVHGSRQNTHTSSTSSSSSSAERKDRKRHPWPTKRPRPSRTSPTSRSLMPNQNPPVAGYQTRPPIPIICPIGCTCNLHITDLGLTVNCKESGFLNVSQLTPRPLNGRKLYLSGNLIQGIYRADFWNFSSLDLLHLGNNRISYLQEGAFSSLMSLRSLYLNGNNLERLSPHMFLGLQNLRYLYFEYNEIREVDPGTFDSMPSLQLLFLNANLLRSLPLDVFSRVNLARLNLRNNHLLQLPMEGVLEHLKGLVQVDLQQNPWECNCEAASLKRWLEGLSAVVVVGEVVCHSPEKTKGVDLRSLSMELLCPELEPQENREQEEQTATSTATEKGVSVGYPSSGVGPHIPPGIDSIPLSVLVLSLLVLFVSAFFAAAALIAYALRRRDKLPFRRQGEVDLAGIQMECGIFTEQTHHHHHHHGLPDKPPLPHPEHNHVYDTILPPEAASKSPNAAAASHMCSSPIYKDEQDTAVKQRPPQQQTFAASKECEGGYCSAAEKEREWALEVSSSPINTVTGAMGPLAGLHGNGILCPTVIDSQGPTPKVELVDCLFRLPTPEFRDLPDRYARPPPRYPHTQDSKQDARPDQTLVVTTTSFSAGGGHSSQSEQGTGEQRPRLRTTPDYMEVLDRSYQF; encoded by the exons ATGCAGTGGGTCACTCTCGCAGTGGCCCtggggtgtgtgtgtctgtcctgGGCATCACACAGCCCCACCCCTACCCCCACCTCCACACACACCCCTCTGGTAGACAACTCCGAGGAGGAAGTGGATGAGCCATGCTTTGAGCCGTGCACGTGCGAGGTCAAAGAAGGTGTGCTGCACGTGCACTGTGATGGGCGGGGCTTCACTAATGCCAGCCAG GTGTCACAGTCATGGGTCCGCCCTTTCAAACTCAACCTCCAGAGGAACTCTTTGAGACGTCTCTATAGCAACGGGTTTCAGCACCTTGGCAACGCAGTGTCGATAAACCTTGGCAACAATGCGCTCCAGGACATCCGAGTGGGAGCCTTTCATGGACTGGCCAAATTGAGACGCCTGTACCTCCACGAAAACAAGCTGGAAGTCTTCAGAAATGACACCTTTGCTGGTTTAGAGGCTCTGGAATATCTCCAG GCTGACTACAACGTAATCAAACGAATTGACAGCGGTGCTCTGAGGTTTCTCTATAAACTCCGGGTTCTCATTCTAAATGATAACTTGATCCCTGTCCTGCCTGCTCATCTGTTCAG ATCTGTGTCTTTGACTCATCTGGACCTGCGGGGAAACCGTCTGAAGAGCCTGGCATATGCTGGGACTCTGGAGTACATTGGTCGCTCCCTGATGGAGCTACAGCTGGAGGAGAATCCTTGGAACTGTGGCTGCGAGGCAGTGCAGCTACAGCAGTGGCTGAGTCAGATCCCCTACACAGCTGTAGTCGGTGACGTCACCTGCGAATACCCCTTTCACCTTCATGGCAAGGACTTGAGGGAAATACCCCGCAAAGAGCTGTGTGCCGACCTCCCAGATAAAGAGCTACAGGGAGAGCGGGGTGGTCCATCAGCAGGATCCCAGCCCCAGCACTTGCCCCCTAACTCTAAACCCAACTCAAATCCCGGGCGAGTTCGGCCTACTAAACCCTCCTCTATGGTGCATGGCTCCCGCCAGAACACTCATACTTCCTCTACTTCCTCATCGTCTTCCTCAGCGGAACGTAAAGACAGGAAGAGGCACCCTTGGCCGACTAAAAGGCCACGACCCTCTAGAACGTCCCCCACATCTCGCAGTCTGATGCCCAACCAAAATCCCCCAGTGGCCGGATACCAAACACGACCCCCCATTCCTATCATCTGTCCTATTGGCTGCACTTGCAATCTGCACATCACAGACCTGGGCCTCACCGTCAACTGCAAAGAGAGTGGCTTCCTTAACGTGTCCCAGCTCACACCTCGGCCTCTCAACGGCCGCAAGCTCTACCTGAGCGGAAATTTAATCCAAGGGATCTACCGCGCAGACTTCTGGAATTTCTCCAGCCTCGACCTGCTTCACTTGGGGAACAATCGCATTTCATACCTCCAGGAGGGGGCCTTTTCCAGCCTGATGAGCCTGAGGAGCCTCTACCTGAACGGAAACAACCTAGAGAGACTCAGCCCCCACATGTTTCTGGGGCTGCAGAATCTAAG GTACCTTTATTTTGAGTACAACGAGATCCGTGAAGTAGATCCCGGCACCTTTGACTCCATGCCGTCCCTCCAGTTGTTGTTTCTCAACGCCAACTTGTTACGGAGCCTCCCTCTCGATGTGTTCTCCAGAGTCAATCTGGCTCGGCTCAACCTAAGAAACAATCACCTCCTGCAGCTTCCTATGGAGGGAGTGCTGGAACACCTCAAGGGATTGGTACAG GTggatctgcagcagaacccgtGGGAGTGCAACTGtgaagcagcttcactgaagcGTTGGCTGGAGGGCCTGAGCGCGGTGGTTGTGGTGGGAGAGGTGGTGTGTCACTCCCCAGAAAAGACCAAAGGTGTAGACCTGCGCTCCCTCTCCATGGAGCTGCTCTGCCCTGAGCTGGAGCCCCAGGAAAACCGAGAGCAAGAGGAGCAGACAGCAACCTCCACGGCCACAGAGAAAGGTGTATCGGTTGGTTACCCCAGCTCAGGGGTAGGACCCCATATCCCCCCAGGGATCGATTCAATTCCTCTGTCGGTGTTAGTGCTCAGCCTGCTGGTGTTGTTTGTCTCTGCATTCTTTGCGGCAGCGGCACTAATCGCCTACGCCCTGAGGAGGAGGGACAAGCTGCCGTTCCGTCGCCAGGGAGAGGTAGATCTGGCTGGCATCCAGATGGAGTGTGGAATCTTCACTGAGCAGacgcaccaccaccaccatcaccacgGCCTCCCAGATAAGCCACCGTTACCTCACCCTGAACACAACCACGTCTATGACACCATCTTGCCCCCAGAGGCTGCATCCAAAAGCCCCAACGCTGCCGCAGCCTCACACATGTGTAGCAGTCCAATCTACAAAGACGAGCAGGACACAGCAGTGAAACAGCGACCGCCGCAGCAACAGACGTTTGCAGCTTCTAAAGAGTGCGAGGGGGGGTACTGCTCTGCAGCAGAGAAGGAGAGGGAGTGGGCTCTGGAGGTGTCCTCATCGCCTATCAACACGGTTACCGGCGCAATGGGACCACTCGCCGGCCTCCATGGGAACGGCATCCTATGCCCCACAGTTATCGACAGCCAGGGCCCCACTCCTAAGGTGGAACTGGTGGACTGCCTCTTCAGACTCCCCACCCCAGAGTTCCGAGACCTGCCAGACAGGTACGCGAGGCCACCGCCTCGTTACCCCCACACACAAGACTCAAAACAGGACGCGAGACCCGACCAAACGCTCGTGGTCACCACCACTAGCTTCTCAGCAGGGGGTGGTCACAGCAGTCAGAGTGAGCAGGGAACTGGAGAGCAAAGACCCAGACTGAGGACCACACCAGACTACATGGAAGTGCTGGACCGTTCTTACCAGTTTTAA